The following are encoded together in the Babylonia areolata isolate BAREFJ2019XMU chromosome 18, ASM4173473v1, whole genome shotgun sequence genome:
- the LOC143292167 gene encoding putative serine/threonine-protein kinase DDB_G0277449: MALLAAELCDALAFLHGKDIIHRDVQPENIVFDKHGHCKLTEFGSAFYNDWDGTAAQNQRPGGTPLFWAPELFHTPPLCSRMVDWWALGMTLLKLVLRENVMYVDPFSDDHASYLKAVERNVRNFTMDAVREEAFQYGQFSRAIRQFIGDLLEPVPDDRLGMYGLLQVSVHPLFLTDDLLKLPPPLEQQQQQRRTTARCSQHMRLGPTHVKEIFHEVRSMMR; the protein is encoded by the exons ATGGCATTGCTGGCTGCTGAATTGTGTGATGCCCTGGCGTTTCTACACGGT AAGGACATAATACACAGAGACGTCCAGCCAGAAAACATTGTGTTCGACAAGCATGGCCACTGCAAACTGACAGAATTCGGGTCCGCCTTCTACAATGACTGGGACGGGACGGCGGCACAGAACCAGCGGCCGGGCGGCACTCCCCTGTTCTGGGCTCCCGAGCTGTTCCACACTCCTCCCTTATGTAGTAGG ATGGTAGATTGGTGGGCCCTGGGGATGACATTACTCAAGCTGGTGTTACGAGAAAATGTCATGTACGTAGATCCATTTTCGGACGACCATGCCAGCTACTTGAAAGCTGTTGAGCG TAACGTCAGAAATTTCACGATGGACGCGGTGAGGGAAGAAGCATTCCAGTACGGACAGTTCTCACGTGCCATCAGACAGTTCATCGGTGATCTTCTAGAACCTGTGCCTGACGATCGGCTGGGGATGTATGGACTGCTCCAGGTTTCAGTCCACCCTCTGTTCCTGACGGATGACTTGTTGAAG CTCCCTCCTCCcttggagcagcagcagcagcagaggcggACGACTGCAAGATGCAGTCAGCACATGCGGCTGGGCCCGACCCACGTCAAGGAAATCTTCCACGAAGTCCGGTCGATGATGAGGTAA
- the LOC143292169 gene encoding uncharacterized protein LOC143292169, giving the protein MAAEFSNEITLADFDCLGGLGMGAFGTVHLVRPSRQARWKQPRGFLAIKEQQKDKVFKDLHQTEVNICRDVRSGPFLGQLLNSIVHRDIKPDNVIFDGNGHSKIIDFGVACYEWWDSPGIHEPMGTSIYLAPEMFKEPVLYNGMVDWWALGVTLLALVHKVDPMDLFEGPLKSTGQQKRGGFRIAQGLTHFRLGMYSQPLIQGLLVEDPAHRLGVEGERQIRKQRLFHAGGMLSVRLVRSQEHIPGMPGHDKIPFTEVLKESQVHKPGVTDSQPLGSIGILSKGDSPLLYLILFLV; this is encoded by the exons atggccgcggaattcTCCAACG AGATCACACTGGCTGATTTCGACTGCCTGGGTGGGCTTGGCATGGGAG CATTTGGTACCGTCCACCTGGTGAGACCCTCCAGACAGGCCAGATGGAAGCAGCCTCGGGGATTCCTGGCTATAAAGGAGCAGCAGAAAGATAAAGTTTTCAAGGACCTTCATCAGACAGAAGTCAACATCTGCAGAGATGTCCGCAGTGGTCCATTCCTTGGCCAGCTCCTG AACTCTATTGTCCACCGGGACATCAAGCCGGACAATGTAATTTTTGACGGCAACGGCCATTCAAAAATAATCGATTTCGGAGTGGCCTGCTATGAATGGTGGGACAGTCCCGGCATTCACGAGCCGATGGGGACATCCATCTACCTGGCTCCTGAGATGTTCAAGGAGCCTGTCCTGTATAACGGG ATGGTGGACTGGTGGGCGCTGGGCGTCACCCTGCTGGCCCTGGTCCACAAGGTGGACCCCATGGACCTCTTTGAGGGTCCTCTCAAATCAACAGGACAGCAGAAACG GGGAGGATTCCGCATAGCCCAGGGGCTGACTCACTTCAGGCTGGGAATGTACTCCCAGCCCCTCATTCAGGGTCTGCTGGTGGAGGACCCTGCACACAGACTGGGGGTCGAAGGGGAGAGGCAGATCAGGAAGCAACGCCTGTTCCATGCTGGCGGAATGCTATCGGTGAGGCTTGTGAGGTCACAGGa ACACATCCCGGGGATGCCAGGCCATGACAAAATTCCCTTCACGGAGGTGCTGAAAGAGAGCCAGGTCCACAAGCCTGGTGTCACTGACAGCCAGCCACTGGGGTCCATTGGAATCCTCTCAAAGGGAGACAGTCCATTGTTGTACCTGATACTGTTTCTAGTGTaa